In a single window of the Saccharothrix australiensis genome:
- a CDS encoding methyltransferase has translation MTGPVPDRIVDLAIGYMGAKQLFAASRIGLFRALADGDRSASELASATGVSEQMARILADAMNAQGLLDRRDGRYSLAADAAEYLGGRGELDLAPFLGFLNEISYGHWLQFDTTVDTTKPGDLQMDDARWATFMAGVMKYNSLHAAMLARAFDFTPYRSMLDLGGLSPDFAVNALRANPDLAVRFVFAPMATQGITDALAAAGLTDRATVEPAPTETAAPGGDHDIVMVNHVVHRFTAEQNRTILANARAAAKEGATLLLLDFFLDDDERQRPIDALHAGEYFVIDGTVVYPEAEVRSWLAGAGWRAREVLALPGSPRVLVADAV, from the coding sequence ATGACCGGACCTGTCCCGGACCGCATCGTCGACCTCGCCATCGGCTACATGGGCGCCAAGCAGCTGTTCGCCGCGTCCAGGATCGGCCTGTTCCGCGCGCTGGCCGACGGCGACCGCTCGGCGTCCGAGCTCGCGTCCGCCACCGGCGTGAGCGAGCAGATGGCCCGCATCCTGGCCGACGCCATGAACGCGCAGGGCCTGCTCGACCGGCGGGACGGGCGGTACTCCCTGGCGGCGGACGCCGCCGAGTACCTCGGTGGCCGCGGCGAGCTGGACCTCGCGCCGTTCCTCGGGTTCCTCAACGAGATCAGCTACGGCCACTGGTTGCAGTTCGACACCACGGTGGACACCACCAAGCCGGGCGACCTCCAGATGGACGACGCCCGGTGGGCCACGTTCATGGCGGGCGTGATGAAGTACAACTCGCTGCACGCGGCGATGCTCGCCCGCGCGTTCGACTTCACGCCGTACCGGTCCATGCTCGACCTGGGCGGCCTGTCGCCGGACTTCGCCGTGAACGCGCTCCGGGCCAACCCCGACCTCGCGGTCCGGTTCGTCTTCGCGCCGATGGCGACGCAGGGCATCACCGACGCGCTCGCCGCCGCCGGCCTGACCGACCGGGCCACCGTCGAGCCCGCGCCCACCGAGACCGCCGCGCCCGGCGGCGACCACGACATCGTCATGGTCAACCACGTGGTGCACCGGTTCACGGCCGAGCAGAACCGCACGATCCTGGCCAACGCCCGCGCGGCGGCCAAGGAGGGCGCGACCCTCCTCCTGCTCGACTTCTTCCTCGACGACGACGAGCGCCAGCGCCCGATCGACGCGCTGCACGCGGGCGAGTACTTCGTCATCGACGGCACCGTGGTCTACCCCGAGGCCGAGGTGCGGTCGTGGCTGGCGGGCGCGGGGTGGCGGGCGCGCGAGGTGCTCGCGCTGCCGGGCAGCCCGCGCGTGCTGGTCGCCGACGCGGTCTGA
- a CDS encoding ABC transporter substrate-binding protein encodes MTRTRTAALVAVAVATATALAGCTGSGGGTGATDTGELKAGVFLDVTSWDPAGADIGFDGPYLSAVYDPLVALDKDGKPVPALATSWEWSADRLTLTANLRTDVTFDDGQKFDAAAAVANLQHLKAGTRSGQAYLNVAGFEAKDADTVEIKMSKRDDSLLYFMGLGRSWMASPAAIQSGALANGPVGSGPYTYDKATSTPQSQYVFTKKQNHWDNATYPFPTVRLFPITDQTASFNAMLSGQLNVQFANAANLPKAKENGWNIAQKPSSWVGVQFADRTGSQAPALGDQRVRQAISYAFDSAGILKAVGNDSGTVTNQLFPSDNSAVYDKSMNDKYKTDMAKAKQLLKDAGYPDGFSVKMPMSPIFQAWQPAANQTFGELGIKVEWQDMAMPDYQKNAPTFPMFLAVIAMSGNDMATLTDQVTTAQWYNPNPSVDAFPDVKALVEQVERAEPGPAQTELLKQLNTKLVDLAWWSVWYQADNTYFSVKGITVTPVTGMMFPTLRFIQRG; translated from the coding sequence ATGACGAGGACACGGACAGCGGCACTGGTCGCGGTCGCCGTCGCGACGGCCACCGCGCTCGCCGGATGCACCGGCTCAGGCGGCGGCACCGGCGCCACGGACACAGGCGAGCTCAAGGCCGGGGTGTTCCTCGACGTGACCTCCTGGGACCCGGCCGGCGCGGACATCGGGTTCGACGGCCCCTACCTGTCGGCCGTCTACGACCCGCTCGTGGCCCTGGACAAGGACGGCAAGCCGGTGCCCGCGCTGGCCACGTCCTGGGAGTGGTCCGCCGACCGGCTGACCCTGACCGCGAACCTGCGCACGGACGTCACGTTCGACGACGGGCAGAAGTTCGACGCCGCCGCGGCGGTCGCGAACCTCCAGCACCTGAAGGCGGGCACCCGCTCCGGGCAGGCGTACCTCAACGTCGCCGGGTTCGAGGCCAAGGACGCGGACACCGTCGAGATCAAGATGTCCAAACGCGACGACTCGCTGCTCTACTTCATGGGCCTCGGCCGCAGCTGGATGGCCTCCCCGGCGGCCATCCAGTCCGGCGCGCTGGCCAACGGCCCGGTCGGGTCGGGCCCGTACACCTACGACAAGGCGACGTCGACCCCGCAGTCGCAGTACGTCTTCACCAAGAAGCAGAACCACTGGGACAACGCGACCTACCCGTTCCCGACGGTGCGGCTGTTCCCGATCACCGACCAGACGGCGAGCTTCAACGCGATGCTGTCCGGTCAGCTCAACGTCCAGTTCGCCAACGCGGCCAACCTGCCCAAGGCGAAGGAGAACGGCTGGAACATCGCGCAGAAGCCGTCCTCGTGGGTCGGCGTGCAGTTCGCCGACCGCACCGGCAGCCAGGCGCCCGCCCTCGGCGACCAGCGCGTCCGTCAGGCGATCAGCTACGCCTTCGACTCGGCGGGCATCCTCAAGGCGGTCGGCAACGACTCGGGCACCGTCACCAACCAGCTGTTCCCGTCGGACAACAGCGCCGTCTACGACAAGTCGATGAACGACAAGTACAAGACGGACATGGCCAAGGCCAAGCAGCTGCTCAAGGACGCCGGCTACCCGGACGGCTTCAGCGTGAAGATGCCGATGTCGCCGATCTTCCAGGCGTGGCAGCCCGCCGCCAACCAGACGTTCGGCGAGCTGGGCATCAAGGTCGAGTGGCAGGACATGGCCATGCCCGACTACCAGAAGAACGCGCCGACGTTCCCGATGTTCCTCGCCGTGATCGCCATGAGCGGCAACGACATGGCCACGCTGACCGACCAGGTCACCACGGCCCAGTGGTACAACCCGAACCCGTCGGTCGACGCCTTCCCGGACGTGAAGGCGCTCGTCGAGCAGGTCGAGCGGGCCGAGCCGGGCCCGGCTCAGACCGAACTGCTCAAGCAGCTCAACACCAAGCTGGTCGACCTGGCCTGGTGGAGCGTCTGGTACCAGGCCGACAACACCTACTTCAGCGTCAAGGGGATCACGGTGACGCCGGTCACCGGCATGATGTTCCCGACGCTGCGGTTCATCCAGCGCGGCTGA
- a CDS encoding ABC transporter permease, which produces MLSFIAKRLLSGVLLLVVVTSGTFFLAYLAVGDPTPGLLGNSATPAQQAALRARIGYDQPVLVQFWNWLSNAATGDFGTSWRNFQPVGDQIALRVPVTLSVVVFATVLSAVVGLAVGIACGLRPGGLLDRGLKLASVVLFALPGFWVSLVLVIWFGIELKWFPAIGYVSPEQSVGGWLRSITLPSVSLALGAIVMVAEQLRNGFLQVTNQDFVRTLRARGLSGRRVTAHVLRNASPAALTVLALMFVGLLGGAIVVEIVFNLPGIGSLTQSASQIGDIPVLLGLTAVTVVFVVIVNFLLDLVLGWVNPKVRER; this is translated from the coding sequence ATGCTGTCCTTCATCGCGAAACGCCTGCTGTCCGGGGTCCTGCTGCTCGTGGTCGTGACGAGCGGGACGTTCTTCCTGGCCTACCTGGCCGTCGGCGACCCGACGCCCGGCCTGCTCGGCAACAGCGCCACGCCGGCCCAGCAGGCCGCGCTGCGCGCCCGGATCGGTTACGACCAGCCGGTGCTCGTCCAGTTCTGGAACTGGCTCTCGAACGCCGCCACGGGCGACTTCGGCACCTCGTGGCGCAACTTCCAGCCGGTCGGCGACCAGATCGCGCTGCGCGTCCCGGTGACGCTGTCGGTCGTGGTCTTCGCGACCGTGCTGTCCGCCGTCGTCGGCCTGGCCGTGGGCATCGCGTGCGGCCTGCGACCGGGCGGCCTGCTGGACCGGGGCCTCAAGCTCGCGTCGGTGGTGCTGTTCGCGCTGCCCGGCTTCTGGGTCAGCCTCGTGCTGGTGATCTGGTTCGGCATCGAGCTGAAGTGGTTCCCCGCCATCGGGTACGTCTCGCCGGAGCAGTCCGTCGGCGGCTGGCTGCGGTCGATCACGCTGCCGTCGGTGTCGCTGGCGCTCGGCGCGATCGTGATGGTCGCGGAGCAGCTGCGCAACGGCTTCCTCCAGGTGACCAACCAGGACTTCGTGCGCACGCTCCGGGCGCGCGGCCTGTCCGGGCGGCGGGTCACCGCGCACGTGCTGCGCAACGCCTCGCCCGCGGCGCTGACGGTGCTCGCGCTGATGTTCGTGGGGCTGCTCGGCGGCGCCATCGTCGTCGAGATCGTGTTCAACCTGCCCGGCATCGGCAGCCTGACCCAGTCGGCCTCGCAGATCGGGGACATCCCGGTGCTGCTCGGCCTGACCGCCGTCACCGTGGTGTTCGTCGTCATCGTCAACTTCCTGCTCGACCTCGTGCTCGGGTGGGTCAACCCGAAGGTGCGCGAGCGATGA
- a CDS encoding dipeptide/oligopeptide/nickel ABC transporter permease/ATP-binding protein produces MTAAPFPTTLAPVKRISLWRRYLRRPLGVVALAVLLVVVALAVLAPWLAPFDPNLVDFKITHAEPGDGHLLGGDSAGRDILSRLLYGARTTLFGAVITCAAGLLLGVPAGVVAGYFGGTADRLCSWVSDALQSVPGMIVLLVVAAGTGQSFAVLMVALGIFLAPGYYRITRARALAVRKEPYIDAARVAGVTNPRILRTHMMRAVYAPIVVQTALTAGIAIGMQAGLQFLGIGSASTPSWGQMMNDGFQNMLTYPLILLWPSIALGVTIAALAFIGSTLADLISIRAEQPGRRARARARQALVAAPAPGGLPDRVASGAHEHRAEDCALRIDNLRVGYATPGGVKEVVRGVSLDAAPGEVLGIVGESGSGKTQTIFTVLDLLPAGGTAIADGIWVGGREVGRLPARERAALLGRSIGYVPQEPMTNLDPCYTVEHQLVEPLRHVHGLSKADARKRAREVLVRVGITDPDRVLASYPHQISGGMAQRVLIAGAVAGRPSLLVADEPTTALDVTVQAEVLELLRELQQEYGMALVIVTHNFGVVADICDRVVVMKDGRIVETGPVERIFRRPEDGYTAELISASLDDTEGRHELDEAWVRESPGDLDRSAAHVGGEDDAR; encoded by the coding sequence ATGACCGCAGCTCCGTTCCCCACCACCCTCGCACCCGTCAAGCGGATCTCGTTGTGGCGGCGCTACCTGCGCCGCCCGCTCGGCGTGGTCGCCCTCGCCGTGCTGCTCGTCGTGGTCGCCCTGGCGGTCCTCGCGCCGTGGCTCGCGCCGTTCGACCCGAACCTCGTCGACTTCAAGATCACGCACGCGGAACCGGGCGACGGGCACCTCCTCGGCGGCGACTCGGCCGGGCGCGACATCCTCAGCCGCCTCCTCTACGGCGCGCGGACGACGCTGTTCGGCGCGGTGATCACCTGTGCCGCCGGGCTCCTGCTCGGCGTGCCGGCGGGCGTCGTCGCGGGCTACTTCGGCGGCACCGCCGACCGGCTGTGCTCGTGGGTCAGCGACGCGCTCCAGTCGGTGCCGGGCATGATCGTCCTGCTGGTGGTCGCCGCGGGCACCGGCCAGTCGTTCGCGGTGCTGATGGTCGCGCTGGGCATCTTCCTCGCGCCCGGCTACTACCGGATCACGCGGGCGCGGGCGCTGGCCGTGCGCAAGGAGCCCTACATCGACGCCGCCCGCGTCGCCGGCGTGACCAACCCGCGCATCCTGCGCACGCACATGATGCGCGCGGTCTACGCGCCGATCGTCGTGCAGACGGCGTTGACGGCGGGCATCGCCATCGGCATGCAGGCGGGGCTTCAGTTCCTCGGCATCGGCTCGGCCTCCACGCCGAGCTGGGGCCAGATGATGAACGACGGCTTCCAGAACATGCTGACCTACCCGCTGATCCTGCTGTGGCCGTCGATCGCGCTGGGCGTCACGATCGCCGCGCTGGCGTTCATCGGCTCGACCCTGGCCGACCTGATCAGCATCCGCGCGGAGCAGCCCGGCAGGCGGGCCCGCGCGCGGGCCAGGCAGGCGCTGGTCGCCGCGCCCGCGCCGGGCGGCCTGCCGGACCGGGTGGCCAGCGGCGCGCACGAGCACCGGGCCGAGGACTGCGCCCTGCGCATCGACAACCTGCGCGTCGGGTACGCGACCCCCGGCGGGGTCAAGGAAGTGGTCCGCGGCGTGTCGCTGGACGCCGCGCCCGGCGAGGTGCTGGGCATCGTGGGCGAGTCCGGTTCCGGCAAGACGCAGACCATCTTCACCGTGCTCGACCTGCTGCCCGCGGGCGGCACGGCGATCGCGGACGGCATCTGGGTCGGCGGCCGGGAGGTCGGCCGCCTGCCCGCCCGCGAGCGCGCCGCGCTGCTCGGCCGGTCGATCGGGTACGTGCCGCAGGAGCCGATGACGAACCTCGACCCGTGCTACACGGTCGAGCACCAGCTGGTCGAGCCGCTGCGGCACGTGCACGGCCTGTCGAAGGCCGACGCGCGCAAGCGCGCGCGGGAAGTCCTGGTGCGGGTGGGCATCACCGACCCCGACCGCGTCCTGGCGTCCTACCCGCACCAGATCTCCGGCGGCATGGCCCAGCGCGTGCTCATCGCCGGCGCGGTCGCGGGACGGCCGTCGCTGCTGGTCGCCGACGAGCCGACGACCGCGCTCGACGTCACCGTGCAGGCGGAGGTGCTGGAGCTGCTGCGGGAGCTCCAGCAGGAGTACGGCATGGCGCTGGTGATCGTGACGCACAACTTCGGTGTCGTCGCGGACATCTGCGACCGCGTCGTGGTGATGAAGGACGGCCGGATCGTCGAGACGGGCCCGGTGGAGCGGATCTTCCGCCGCCCCGAGGACGGCTACACGGCCGAGCTGATCAGCGCCTCCCTGGACGACACCGAGGGGCGGCACGAACTGGACGAGGCATGGGTCCGGGAGTCACCGGGAGACCTGGACCGGAGCGCCGCGCACGTGGGCGGAGAGGACGACGCACGATGA
- a CDS encoding ATP-binding cassette domain-containing protein: MTAPEDAAPLLSVSDLVVDYRLHRKLTLHVLKGVSISVGPGECVGLVGESGSGKSTLGKAVLGLAAVTAGRITFDGEDITHARGAARRRLANDIQVVFQDPYGSLDPTMTVGEVLAEPLEVAGTTRARAREVVAGMLDRVRLPADAVHRYPSEFSGGQRQRIAIARALVRRPRLIVCDEPVSALDLSTQAAILDLFVDLQRETGVSYLFVSHDLNVVRRICHRVSVMYQGEIVESGHARAVTQEPEHPYTRRLLLASPVADPVRQAERRAAWLDLRDSA, translated from the coding sequence ATGACCGCGCCCGAGGACGCCGCACCGCTGCTGTCGGTGTCGGATCTGGTGGTCGACTACCGGCTGCACCGCAAGCTCACCCTGCACGTCCTGAAGGGCGTGTCCATCTCGGTCGGCCCCGGCGAGTGCGTGGGGCTGGTGGGGGAGAGCGGGTCGGGCAAGTCGACGCTCGGCAAGGCCGTGTTGGGCCTGGCCGCCGTGACCGCCGGGCGGATCACGTTCGACGGCGAGGACATCACGCACGCGCGCGGCGCGGCGCGGCGTCGCCTGGCCAACGACATCCAGGTGGTCTTCCAGGACCCGTACGGGTCGCTCGACCCGACCATGACGGTCGGCGAGGTCCTGGCCGAGCCGCTGGAGGTGGCCGGGACGACGCGGGCGCGGGCGCGCGAGGTCGTCGCCGGGATGCTCGACCGCGTGCGGCTGCCCGCCGACGCCGTGCACCGGTACCCGAGCGAGTTCTCCGGCGGGCAGCGGCAGCGGATCGCGATCGCGCGTGCCCTGGTCCGCCGGCCGCGCCTGATCGTGTGCGACGAGCCGGTGAGCGCGCTCGACCTCTCCACGCAGGCGGCGATCCTGGACCTGTTCGTCGACCTCCAGCGGGAGACCGGGGTGTCGTACCTGTTCGTGTCGCACGACCTGAACGTCGTGCGCCGCATCTGCCACCGGGTCTCGGTGATGTACCAGGGCGAGATCGTCGAGTCCGGGCACGCCCGCGCGGTCACGCAGGAACCGGAGCACCCGTACACGCGGCGGCTGCTGCTGGCCTCGCCCGTGGCGGACCCGGTGCGCCAGGCCGAGCGCCGGGCGGCCTGGCTCGACCTGCGCGACTCGGCCTGA
- a CDS encoding TetR/AcrR family transcriptional regulator gives MPKIIDHDQRRREIVEVAKGLIAEGGFEAATMRSIVTAAGFANGALKHYFASKDEIIAATFESVLQETAQRMSELDGSAGPVEALRGFVEAAMPLDPHRITSARVLLVLWEHSVANPDLARRYRDLLTNWRAELTVRIAAAWGRGDPPDAPAVGVLADEVISVTIGANVASLMHPVGELVDRYRAYVEALMARIGA, from the coding sequence ATGCCGAAGATCATCGATCATGATCAGCGGCGCCGCGAGATCGTCGAGGTCGCCAAGGGTCTGATCGCCGAGGGCGGTTTCGAGGCGGCGACGATGCGCAGCATCGTCACCGCGGCGGGGTTCGCCAACGGCGCGCTCAAGCACTACTTCGCGAGCAAGGACGAGATCATCGCGGCGACCTTCGAGAGCGTGCTCCAGGAGACCGCGCAGCGGATGTCCGAACTGGACGGTTCGGCGGGCCCGGTGGAGGCGTTGCGCGGCTTCGTCGAGGCCGCCATGCCGCTGGACCCGCACCGGATCACGTCCGCGCGCGTGCTGCTGGTGCTGTGGGAGCACTCGGTCGCGAACCCCGACCTGGCGCGGCGGTACCGCGACCTGCTGACGAACTGGCGCGCGGAGCTGACCGTGCGGATCGCGGCGGCCTGGGGCCGGGGCGACCCGCCGGACGCGCCCGCCGTCGGCGTGCTCGCGGACGAGGTCATCTCGGTCACCATCGGCGCGAACGTGGCCAGCCTGATGCACCCGGTCGGTGAACTGGTCGACCGCTACCGCGCCTACGTCGAGGCGCTGATGGCGCGGATCGGGGCCTGA
- a CDS encoding alpha/beta fold hydrolase encodes MTSVAPLPVTRTQPTSAVTGPPVVLIHGFAADGATDWPEARWAAPLAAAGREAVVVHLPGHAGGPAVGSADEVATGHLLRRLAEGVGPGEVDVVGYSLGARLAWDLAATGALTVRRLVLGGLSPQEPFGAVDLAAARAAVRGGPRPADPLTGFIAGMVSAEGQDAESLLNLIEGMAREPFDPAARAPEAPTLFLAGREDRMAQGIEGIVARVPGAELRHVPGDHPGALASDELRAAVFAFLGV; translated from the coding sequence ATGACGAGTGTCGCCCCGCTCCCGGTCACCCGCACGCAGCCCACGTCGGCGGTCACCGGCCCGCCCGTCGTGCTCATCCACGGGTTCGCCGCCGACGGCGCCACCGACTGGCCCGAGGCGCGCTGGGCCGCGCCGCTGGCCGCGGCGGGCCGCGAGGCGGTCGTGGTGCACCTGCCGGGGCACGCGGGCGGTCCGGCCGTCGGCTCGGCGGACGAGGTCGCCACCGGCCACCTGCTGCGCCGGCTGGCGGAGGGCGTCGGGCCCGGCGAGGTCGACGTGGTCGGCTACTCGCTCGGCGCGCGCCTCGCGTGGGACCTGGCCGCCACCGGCGCGCTCACCGTGCGCCGCCTGGTGCTGGGCGGCCTCAGCCCGCAGGAGCCGTTCGGCGCGGTGGACCTCGCGGCGGCGCGCGCGGCGGTCCGGGGCGGCCCCCGGCCGGCGGACCCGCTCACCGGCTTCATCGCCGGCATGGTCTCCGCCGAGGGGCAGGACGCGGAGTCGCTGCTGAACCTGATCGAGGGCATGGCCCGTGAGCCGTTCGACCCGGCCGCGCGCGCGCCCGAGGCGCCGACGCTGTTCCTGGCGGGGCGAGAGGACCGGATGGCGCAGGGCATCGAGGGGATCGTCGCGCGCGTGCCCGGCGCGGAGTTGCGGCACGTCCCCGGCGACCACCCCGGCGCGTTGGCGAGCGACGAACTGCGAGCGGCCGTCTTCGCGTTCCTGGGCGTCTGA
- a CDS encoding winged helix-turn-helix transcriptional regulator — protein sequence MVTKQLKGTPDDADLRRADSLAREIFSDVANKWALLIIEALGDRTLRFGEVRDEVEGISHKMLTQNLRTLERNGLVERTVHPTVPPRVEYALTEPGQALRRTVHWMCDWTHRYLGHIETARRRFDA from the coding sequence ATGGTGACCAAGCAGCTCAAGGGCACGCCCGACGACGCGGACCTGCGCCGCGCGGACTCCCTGGCGCGGGAGATCTTCTCCGACGTCGCCAACAAGTGGGCGCTCCTGATCATCGAGGCACTGGGTGACCGGACGCTGCGGTTCGGCGAGGTGCGCGACGAGGTCGAGGGCATCAGCCACAAGATGCTCACCCAGAACCTGCGCACCCTGGAGCGCAACGGGCTGGTCGAGCGGACCGTGCACCCCACCGTGCCGCCGCGCGTGGAGTACGCGCTGACCGAACCGGGTCAGGCCCTGCGCCGAACCGTCCACTGGATGTGCGACTGGACCCACCGGTACCTGGGCCACATCGAGACCGCGCGCCGCCGCTTCGACGCCTGA
- a CDS encoding RidA family protein: MAITLVNPDGLPEVDAYRQVSIATGSKTVYLAGQVAWDADGVTVGVGDLAAQVEQCYLNVATALAGVGASFEDVAKMTVYVVDWTPDKFPLFLEGVARAAAKLGVTPVPPGTLLGVAALDVPEHLVELEAIAVLD, from the coding sequence ATGGCCATCACCCTGGTGAACCCCGACGGGCTGCCGGAAGTCGACGCCTACCGGCAGGTGTCGATCGCGACCGGGTCGAAGACGGTCTACCTGGCGGGGCAGGTCGCCTGGGACGCCGACGGCGTCACGGTCGGCGTCGGCGACCTCGCCGCGCAGGTCGAGCAGTGCTACCTCAACGTCGCCACCGCCCTGGCCGGGGTCGGCGCGTCGTTCGAGGACGTCGCGAAGATGACCGTCTACGTGGTCGACTGGACGCCGGACAAGTTCCCGCTGTTCCTGGAGGGCGTCGCACGGGCGGCGGCGAAGCTGGGCGTCACCCCGGTCCCGCCGGGCACGCTCCTGGGCGTCGCGGCGCTGGACGTGCCCGAGCACCTGGTCGAGCTGGAGGCCATCGCGGTCCTCGACTGA
- a CDS encoding class I SAM-dependent methyltransferase, with protein sequence MTEDSWLADTRTSYDTVAVAYADYVRDSLAGEPYLRAALGLFADRVRAAGGGPVADVGCGPGLVTAHLNGLGVDAFGIDLSPAMVELARREHPGLRFEVGSMTELDLPDASVAGVLAWWSLIHVPDDVVPAVLARFRRVLRPGGPLQVGFHVGDVSRLKTEGYGGHPMKVHVHRRRPATMAAWLREAGFTVEAEILLDPDREVPQAILVARHDA encoded by the coding sequence GTGACGGAGGACAGTTGGTTGGCGGACACCCGGACCTCTTACGACACGGTCGCGGTGGCTTACGCGGACTACGTGCGGGACTCCCTGGCCGGTGAGCCGTACTTGCGGGCGGCCCTGGGGCTGTTCGCGGACAGGGTGCGGGCGGCCGGCGGCGGACCCGTGGCGGACGTCGGCTGCGGGCCGGGCCTGGTCACCGCTCACCTGAACGGGCTGGGCGTGGACGCCTTCGGCATCGACCTGTCGCCCGCGATGGTCGAGCTGGCCCGCCGCGAGCACCCCGGCCTGCGGTTCGAGGTGGGCTCGATGACGGAGCTGGACCTGCCCGACGCGTCGGTCGCGGGCGTGCTCGCGTGGTGGTCGCTGATCCACGTCCCGGACGACGTGGTCCCGGCGGTGCTCGCCCGGTTCCGGCGGGTGCTGCGCCCCGGCGGGCCGCTCCAGGTCGGCTTCCACGTCGGCGACGTGTCCAGGCTGAAGACGGAGGGCTACGGCGGCCACCCGATGAAGGTCCACGTGCACCGCCGCCGTCCCGCGACGATGGCCGCCTGGCTGCGCGAGGCCGGGTTCACCGTCGAGGCGGAGATCCTGCTCGACCCCGACCGGGAAGTGCCGCAGGCCATCCTCGTCGCGCGCCACGACGCCTGA
- a CDS encoding DUF3072 domain-containing protein yields the protein MNRTPEKDPEDWTTGDEPMTGPQESYLHTLAQEAGEEVPDGLTKVEASRMIDRLQEETGRGR from the coding sequence GTGAACCGCACACCGGAGAAGGACCCGGAGGACTGGACGACCGGTGACGAGCCGATGACCGGGCCGCAGGAGTCCTACCTGCACACCCTGGCGCAGGAGGCGGGCGAAGAGGTGCCGGACGGGCTGACGAAGGTCGAGGCGTCCCGGATGATCGACCGCCTCCAGGAGGAGACCGGCCGCGGCCGGTGA
- a CDS encoding PLP-dependent cysteine synthase family protein, whose amino-acid sequence MVRVPFPRTDPNDVTAPPVLDTIGGTPMISLQHLTRPTDAAVVVKLERCNPGGSVKDRPAWHIVRKAEEDGLLRPGGTVIESSSGNFGISLAMIGAARGYRVIIIVDPKATATNLAMLHAFGAEVIVVDEQDDTGSYHKTRIALANRLHREIPGSFRPDQCFNPLNAQAHHRDTAAELVDQAGPGLAAVVATVSTGGQLGGISRYLREHAPEVHVAGVDAIGSTVFGGESHAYLIPGVGLGWTPTNLDDLSRLDSVYKVSDEDAFLACRVLARSEGVLVGGSTGAALCVALRLARRHGADRSVALLAADSGERYLHTIYDDDWLRGHGLSPDTSPAELLRRVDRLVPYSTHPAGTANYRPELAGELGSPHAPADGHRPAATTRPRP is encoded by the coding sequence ATGGTCCGCGTCCCCTTCCCCCGCACCGACCCGAACGACGTCACCGCACCACCCGTGCTGGACACCATCGGCGGCACACCGATGATCAGCCTCCAACACCTGACCAGGCCGACCGACGCCGCCGTGGTCGTCAAGCTGGAGCGCTGCAACCCCGGCGGCAGCGTCAAGGACCGCCCCGCCTGGCACATCGTGCGCAAGGCCGAGGAGGACGGCCTGCTGCGGCCCGGCGGCACCGTCATCGAGTCGTCCTCGGGCAACTTCGGCATCTCACTGGCCATGATCGGCGCGGCGCGCGGCTACCGGGTGATCATCATCGTCGACCCCAAGGCCACCGCGACGAACCTCGCCATGCTGCACGCGTTCGGCGCGGAGGTGATCGTCGTCGACGAGCAGGACGACACCGGCTCCTACCACAAGACCCGCATCGCCCTGGCCAACCGGCTGCACCGCGAGATACCCGGCTCCTTCCGACCGGACCAGTGCTTCAACCCGCTCAACGCCCAGGCGCACCACCGCGACACGGCCGCGGAGCTGGTCGACCAGGCCGGTCCCGGCCTCGCCGCGGTGGTCGCGACGGTGAGCACCGGCGGGCAGCTGGGCGGCATCTCCCGCTACCTGCGCGAGCACGCGCCGGAGGTGCACGTGGCGGGCGTGGACGCGATCGGGTCCACCGTGTTCGGCGGCGAGTCGCACGCCTACCTCATCCCCGGCGTCGGGCTGGGCTGGACGCCGACCAACCTCGACGACCTGTCCCGCCTGGACTCCGTCTACAAGGTCTCCGACGAGGACGCCTTCCTCGCCTGCCGGGTGCTGGCCCGGTCGGAGGGCGTCCTGGTCGGCGGTTCGACCGGCGCGGCGCTGTGCGTGGCGCTGCGGCTGGCCCGGCGGCACGGCGCGGACCGCTCCGTCGCCCTCCTCGCCGCCGACAGCGGCGAGCGGTACCTGCACACCATCTACGACGACGACTGGCTGCGCGGGCACGGGCTGAGCCCGGACACCTCGCCGGCCGAGCTGCTCCGCCGGGTGGACCGGCTGGTCCCGTACAGCACGCACCCGGCGGGCACGGCGAACTACCGGCCCGAGCTGGCCGGCGAGCTGGGCTCGCCGCACGCGCCCGCCGACGGCCACCGGCCCGCCGCGACGACCCGGCCCCGCCCGTGA